A genomic region of Serratia fonticola contains the following coding sequences:
- a CDS encoding LysR family transcriptional regulator, translating into MDQIQAMRIFTRIVELGSFSRAAERLQLPRATVSNVLKRLEQRLGVRLLIRTTRQVQITAEGTLYYQRCLHLLDALEEADTLFSHHKLQPSGKVRIDMPHSLAREIVIPALHDFYQHYPQIEIALGANDTHVDLLREGVDCVLRAWETKDDTLVARRIAQMPQVTCASPGYLQQFGLPESIDHLQHHQAVGYFSLINNRNYPLEFCRHGNLELRALSSELSVSGADAYTSACRAGFGLIQGARFSLAHWLQQGELVEVLADTPPPPMPIYIMYPPGRFLAPRVRVLIDWLITLFNKA; encoded by the coding sequence ATGGATCAAATTCAGGCGATGCGGATCTTCACCCGCATCGTGGAACTGGGCAGCTTCAGCCGTGCGGCTGAACGGTTACAACTCCCACGAGCCACGGTAAGCAACGTGCTCAAACGCCTGGAACAGCGGCTGGGTGTCAGATTATTGATCCGCACGACGCGCCAGGTGCAAATCACCGCAGAGGGGACGTTGTACTACCAACGCTGCCTGCACCTGCTGGACGCGCTGGAAGAAGCGGATACCCTGTTCAGCCACCACAAGCTGCAACCCAGCGGCAAGGTACGCATCGATATGCCACATTCACTGGCACGGGAGATCGTCATCCCGGCGCTGCATGATTTTTATCAGCACTATCCGCAGATAGAAATTGCGCTTGGCGCCAACGATACCCATGTTGATCTGCTTCGCGAAGGGGTGGACTGTGTGCTACGCGCCTGGGAAACCAAGGACGATACGCTGGTTGCGCGGCGCATTGCCCAGATGCCGCAGGTGACCTGCGCCTCGCCCGGGTATCTGCAGCAATTTGGCCTACCAGAATCGATAGACCATCTGCAGCATCATCAGGCTGTGGGGTATTTCTCGCTGATTAACAACCGCAACTATCCGCTGGAATTTTGCCGTCATGGCAACCTTGAACTGCGCGCGTTATCCAGCGAGCTGAGCGTTAGCGGTGCCGATGCCTATACCAGCGCCTGCCGTGCCGGTTTTGGGCTGATTCAAGGGGCGCGCTTTTCACTGGCGCACTGGCTGCAACAGGGAGAACTGGTGGAAGTGCTGGCCGATACCCCTCCACCGCCGATGCCAATTTATATCA